The genomic window CGACAAGCAGCCCGCgcagaaagaaatatttaactATTAGACGAAATACGAGTTTTGCAGACAtcgacaacagcaacaacaactagaaAGATCACAACAACCTCAAGCCAagatacaaatattttgaaataccaaAGAGTAACaaagacaaataaaagaaataaaaatcagcAGGAGTTGAGAGCGAAACAAAGATCAGCAAAAGTAACCGAGTTAACGACAGCAGctatacaataacaacaacaacagcaacaacaggcaaagaacaacaaaacagCTGCTGGCCAATAAAGCAGCAACGTTAAAACTTGAGCGACTCACGCGAAAAAACGCGAACACTAAAAGTGAGACTGAAACTGAGGCTGAGACTGGGGCTGGAGCTGAGACTGGGGCTGAGACAGAGTCACAGGCAAAGACGTCAGCCGGCTGGCTAAACATTTATAtgcattttgtataaaattgttgGGCACCCGTGCGGCGGGTTTAGTTCCTCACCGAACGTAAACGCAGCTAGTCACAACCAAACAACCAAAGTGAACGGTACATACGATTTACACGAACAACGAACAGTGCTATTTCGCGTTGGcgaattaaaagtgaaaaaaggcagcagcgacaacaacaataattacaaaagattttattatattaatattattgaacGAAGCAGAAATCGAACGCGCGGTTttgtgcaaacaaaaaaaccaaaagcaacaaaaaaaggaaagcgCTATAGAATCATTTTAAACGCGGCGGCTAAAAGATCGTTAGCCATTTGTGTTGACGGTTGACAGTGGTTGGCGGTAATTGACTGCTGTTGAAGAgcggaaaaagaaaacaacaacaagaaaaactaGAAAATCCAAAAGACTCCGTCGAGTGTAAAATCGAAGCtggttgaatgaaaaaataagcaaagcaaagaaaaaaacaaacaggttgtgcataaattgaaaattcatatcgtatgtttgtatgtattgcgAGCGTGAACGTGAGTGAGTTTGAAGAAAAAGTCAATAGCGCGCCAACCGCGTAAACGAAACGACGCGAAAAACGACATTCCGTTGAAagggaaaacaattaaaaataaataaatttaaaaaaaaaatcgtaaaattccaaaaaccaGTAAGAAAATCAACGTGCGGAGAAAATGCTAACACGACGCGCTTTGATCTGCTGTGCACTAACGTGCACGCTGGccgcaacgtttattttcagcaCACCCGCCCAAGCAGCGCCAACGGGCGAGCCCAATGCGGTTGCGGAAGGATTAGCAGCTACTTTGGAGATTACCAAACTCGGCGCGGATTTGGCGAATGCCCTACCCACTGAGCTCACTTCCATTGACGTGGAAAACGCGCAGCCATATGCCAGCACTGAAGTCGACACCGAAGCCGAACTGGCGGCCACTTCGCTGCCCATGACAGTGGAGGAAATGGCTTTGGCCGAAGTGGCAGCGGTTGTGGCTGAGTTGACAACAACAACGGCGGCCGAGATGAAGGCCAGAGAACAGACGTTGGGAGTGGAAGAAGAGGCGGCGCAGGAGCAGATAAGAAGTAGGGCTGAAGAAGTTAAGCGACAAACGATCGAGCGTGAAATCGCAAACATAGTTGATTCATTAGATGGGGCAACGGTAGATGGCGTAAATTCTGTTGCTGCCACCACATTTAGATCTGTTTTTGCGGATGTAATTGGCACAACACAAACACCGCAAACCATAAGTCAAACAATAACAGTTGCTGCCCCAGCAACTACCGAAAGTCCagcaattttaaatgaattagtAAGAGCGGCAGCCGCGGCGAATGAGATCTTGGCAGCCGCTTTAAATGCCGCGTCAATGGCTGTCACAAATGTTACCGCCACGACAACAGCTGGCGTGACTAGCGAAACTGgaacaacaataaaaccagAAGTGGTGGAGGTTGATGGTGGTCTGGTGGTGGCAATGAGTGACAGTGAAGCGATGACGGAAGCCAGCGTCACCGAGCAACCACACGAAATTGAGGCAACAAACAtcgcagcaacagcagcaaataGCGCCACAGCAGCTGCGGCGGTTGCAACGTCATCAGACGAAACCACGCACAGCGCAAAAACGCCCAGCGCAAATGAAGTTAGCAGCGATAATTTATTACTTCAAACGCTAGAAAGTGAAGTGCTTAGCGCAGCTGGAGAGGCAACCGGAATTCAAGAAACTCCTTTGGAATCAACTACCACAGCAATATCGGGCACTGAAAGGGTCAATGAAAGCATCACTGAAAGGGTCACTGAAAGGGTCACTGAAAGGGTCACTGAAAGGGTCACTGAAAGGGTCAATGAAAGCGTCACTGAAAGCGTCACTGAAATTCCAGACGTAGAGAAAGAAATTCAGACCACAGTTTTACCAACTCCCCCGGCAGACTTAGCGCCGTTTATGGAGTATATGCACACGAATAATGCAGATAATGAAGAAATAAAGCAGATGTTGTTTACTGGAAGCCTGGAAGCAGCAGaatctaataaaataataacaacaaatgatGCTGCAGAAGCTACAGAAACTACAACGCCAAGCATCGAAGATGCCTCACAAGTGGAAAGGGAAACAACAATTCACCCCTTGGCGAACTCAGTTGCAAGGGCTATAGAAAATGATTTGGAACCGAAAATGTTTAATCAAGAAGCAACTCAAATCccaacaaatattttgttgaaatcgcCGACGGCAGGTGCACCACCAAGCGAAGATACACTTGATGAAAGCAACAAGGAAGTATCCGGATTCGAAATAGCAAAAGTGGAGGAAGTGAAGCCGGAAATACTGGGACAGGAAATCAGACGCGAAATGAGAATAGAGAATGAGATTTcagcaaaagcaataacaacaactacagaAACATCTGGAGACCTTCAAGGACTTTCACAGCCCACAACCGAGGAACTGAAGCCAGAGATGAAAGGTCAAGAAATCAGTCTAAAGGCGAAAGTAGAAAATGAGGTTccgacaacaacagcagcaacatctACATTGTCTGATGACCTTTCACAAACCACAACTGAGCCGCTGGAAACGCTAATTGCCGTTGAAAGTGAAGCGCGTGCACCAAACACTCTTGTTTTAGCTGCTGAGAAAGAAGGAGAAGCCGTGGAAGAGGAGAACGCAGCAACTACAGCTGCAATCACGGAGGAAATAACAACTTCCGAAGTAGTCAATGGGCAAACGCCAGAAGTTCCAGCTGCACAGCCAATAACAACTACCGCGAAAATAGCGTCTCTATTACCAATGGCAGAGGAGTTCATAGCTGAGTCAACAACAAAACCAGAAATTGCTGTTACAACAGCAGCGCCGGAAGTAGATATTACAACAACAGAATTATCGACAGTTAATAGTGTTCTAGAATTTACAAGAACAACGAATGACGCTGTAAAAGCTCAGCCTGAACCTGAGCCTGGAAGAATAATAGAAACTACAACAGCGTTGATCGCAGGTGAAGAAGTCATTCccccaataacaacaacaacagaaacagCAACAGCTGGAAAAGAGCTTTCAACAAGAGAAGTAGCAGAAGTTCCAGAGCTATCAACCCAAATATCAGCTGGTGCAGTAACAAATGGGGAAACAACTACACAACTTTCAATAGAAACTTCAGAGAATACAGCAACAATGCATGAAATACCTATCCTAAACACCTTTGTACCAGTAACAGAAACTACAGCAACACATTCCGAGGAGCGTGCGCCAGAAACAGTAGTTACTGCTGCGGAAGCTGTCAGCAGTTCAACTCAAGTACCGCTAGCCCCATTTACAACAACACCAGTCGTAACAGAGCAGCTTTCAGACTCAGAAGAAACAGCACCAATTGTGACAGAGCAACTCTCAAACTCAGAAGTAATAGCACCAACAGAGCAGCTTTCAAAtatagaaacaacaacaacaataggcgATTTAGTCGAGCTTTCGCCTGCTCAAAGCACGGAAAGTGTAGCTGTTAAGAAATCATCTCCCGAAAGCAAAGCCACACCTGCCGCTGACATTATAACAACGACCTTGAGTAGtagtacagcaacaacaacaacgcccgCTTCAACTGAGCCACCAGCAACGCACGCGCTTGAAGGTGACAGCATAATTTTAGATaagacagcaacaacaactggcGCGCTACCGGAAACTAGCACAACTGAGGCAACCGAAGTGAgcataataacaacaactactacAAAAACGGAAACCGAAACGTTTACACCAGCTGAGCATCAAGCAGAGACTACTACAGATGCAGTAGCTGTTGCTTTGCAAGAGCAGCCACTCTATATGAGGGCGCAGAAAGTGACTACTGAGAAGGACAGCAAAACAAATGCGCAGCTAGAAACAGTTACAGAAACAACAGAATTGAGAACAACAACAGCGGAAGTAACAGCAGCTTTCGAGACAAAAGCGACAGCTGCGGACACGGACACAGAAGCCGCAAGTACAACAAATGCGTCAATgtcaacaattacaacaaccacgtcacctacaacaacaacaacgacagcaacaacaacaccgaGCAGCACACCTGAgccagaaacaacaacaactacaaccacCTTGTCGCCAATGAGTCTAATTGTAGCCGAGCATGAAGCGCGATCGCTCGAAAGAACGCCACCACGCGTCAGTCGCATTGTCAGCGAAGATGGCGTCGAAGTATTGTCCGGCTACTCGATTGTGCATCGCATGCATGCGGCAGCCTTGGCGGCGTTGGAAGCGGAAGGAGCGTAGGTACACCGATAGCCAAAGGGTAGCAGTGAATAGGGAAAATTGGCAGGTTTCTTGGACAATCAAAAACGCCGAAAAAAAATGTCCGCTTAAGAATAGCCAATACGCACACAAGCACGCACATACACCACTACACTACACAACTATACAGATTCATTGCCATAACAGCAGCATTTTATAGCCGATTATGGTGGAACCTGTGGTGCTacacatagcataacatagctaagagcatacacacatacaaacatacagaaCTCGCCATAATAATGCTTTTTTCTTgcgaaatgaaatacaaaatatgaatattttttaagattttttcttatgCAAAATGTGATACccaaaaatggaacgatacgctCGTACATAATtaaatgcacacatatgtatgcgtgtgcgtatgtatgtatgtatgcgcataaaaatatgtataggtatatttCTTCCGAACATGTGTAAGACTCAGACGGGCGCGATGAGGCAGCGGTGGTTATCATTGTTGTTGTACTTATTGGTGTAAAAACAAACGAAGAAGAAACCACATTTTAGCATTTAACAACAACTTCAATGGCAGCTGCTAAATTAAAAAGGAAGCATCAACGCAAGAAACAAGTTTTCTTTCATAAATTATTGATAATGctaatgataataaaaataataaaaacaacaaaattcataATCTTACAAAAAATGCGCACACTTTAAGCGATGGGTTCGAAAGGTGGTACAAATATCTCAAATTAAAAATaggcaaaattaaaagaaaaaatagcagATATTCAAATCAAAAGCTGACCGAGCCAAAGCGCGGATTGcttaaattaatcaaatttatttttaattaacacGCGCTATGCCACGTCTGCGAATTGTGTCGAACAGTCGGTAGGGGGGCAGGCAACCCAATTAAAACCTCATATAAACAAATGTGCAACTTTTTGTAAGTTCGGTTGCGCTTTTTATCATAGTTTagcaatactttttcaattcggTTGTGACGTaacgtttgttttttttcgaatacttTTCCACGCTATTTAACCTTTTCgtatcatttttattaatttcatcttGCCAAAACATATTTCGGGAACCTGTTTTGCACAATCGTTTATTGAACCACAGCCCTGCTGCTAAATGCAATTTAAACATGAGCATACACCAGACAGCAAATACCCAGTAGGAAATTCGGGCGTGtacttgaaatatttataatttcagtGCTGGGGTAGTTTAACGAAGATTgagggaaaattaaaaaaaataaaaaaattaaaaaatggcgcgtgtacttctgttaggtgttggaCGAGTTCCTTCTCCTATGAGGGAAATGGCACAAAATGGAATGGTAGAAAAacttaccaaaaaatattttcaaaattacgtggcgaattttttcgaaaaaaatttttactttattttccaaattttcatggtaatagaaaatatttgataaatttaattaatgcgGAATGATGGTAAACATTTCCAAGTAATCGAAGTAGCAACAAAATAGCACTCCAATcggttcaaaaattttcgatttgttgcagttagaaaattaatttaaagacGCAAAGGTACGTAGACGATGGCAGCAAACAAGATATCCATCCGacaaaaaactactaaaatTACGAAAGGAATATCCAGGAagataaaagatttaaaaaatagatCTCTGTGTACTTATCAAAGGGTTTATCAAACGAGTGCAGCAATGATTACTCACTCTGGAAATGCACAAACAACTTTTCAGTAGtacttcttaattggcgcgataaccgcttacgcgattttggccgagtttaacaaagcgcaccagtcgtttctttctcgtgctaaccggcgccaattggacacaccaagtgaagccaagtccttctccacctgatctttgcaacgcagaggaggccttcctcttcctctactaccaccagctggtaccgcatcgaatactttcaaagccggagcgtttgtatccattcggacgacatgacccagccaacgtcgCCACTGGAtccttattcgctgcgctatgtctatgttctCGTAAagatcatacagctcatcgttccatcgcctgcgatattcgccgttgccaacgtgcaaaggtccaaaaatcttacgcagaatctttctctcgaacactccaagcgtcgcttcatcggatgttgtcatcgtccaagcttctgcgccatacgttaggacggacatgatgagagtcttgtagagtgttagttatgttcatcgagagaggactttactgctcagttgcctacttagtcaaaGTAGCAgtagagagattctacgttggatttcaaggttgacATTGTTACCGCTGTTACtgatggttcctaaataaacgaagttttttacaacctcgaaagtaTAAcagtctacagtgacgtgggtgccgatacgcgagtacgccgactgtttgtttgaagacaggaggtacttcgttttgtcctcgttcaccaccaaacccattcgctttgcttctttatccagtttggagaaggcagaactaacagcgcggttgttaaggccgatgatatcgatatcatcggcatacgccaacaattgtacgctcttataaaaaatggtgcctgagcgattaagttctgcggctcgtacaatcctctccaacatcaggttaaagaagtcacacgacagcgagtcaccctgtctgaaacctcgtttggtatcaaacggctcggagaggaccttcccaattctgacggcgctgctggtgttgagcaacgtcatcttgcaaagccgtattagttttgaggggataccaaattcagacatagcggcatacaggtaactcctttccgtactgtcgaatgcagctttgaagtcgacgaaaagatggtgtgtgtcgattctcctttcgtgggttttttccaagatttggcgtattgtgaatatttggtcgatggtagactttccaggtctgaagccacactgataaggtccaatcagttggttgatggtgggcttcagcctttcacacaatacgctcgctagaaccgtATAGGCGATaattagaagactaatcccgcggtaattggcacagattgcaggatcgcccttcttatggattgagcagagcacacttaaaatccaatcggcaggcatgctttcatccgaccatattttgcatagaagctgatgcatgcaccttaccagctcctcaccgccatgtttgaatagctcagcctgcagtccgtcggcgtccgcggctttattgttctttagccgcgttatcgctattctcacctcgtcatggtcgggtagcgcaacgtcaattccgtcgtcatcgtggggtatcgggatctttacattctctgtgacatgcgcagctatcacggTTTAAAAGGTTCGAggagtgttccctccataatttaa from Anastrepha ludens isolate Willacy chromosome 5, idAnaLude1.1, whole genome shotgun sequence includes these protein-coding regions:
- the LOC128864329 gene encoding mucin-2, translating into MLTRRALICCALTCTLAATFIFSTPAQAAPTGEPNAVAEGLAATLEITKLGADLANALPTELTSIDVENAQPYASTEVDTEAELAATSLPMTVEEMALAEVAAVVAELTTTTAAEMKAREQTLGVEEEAAQEQIRSRAEEVKRQTIEREIANIVDSLDGATVDGVNSVAATTFRSVFADVIGTTQTPQTISQTITVAAPATTESPAILNELVRAAAAANEILAAALNAASMAVTNVTATTTAGVTSETGTTIKPEVVEVDGGLVVAMSDSEAMTEASVTEQPHEIEATNIAATAANSATAAAAVATSSDETTHSAKTPSANEVSSDNLLLQTLESEVLSAAGEATGIQETPLESTTTAISGTERVNESITERVTERVTERVTERVTERVNESVTESVTEIPDVEKEIQTTVLPTPPADLAPFMEYMHTNNADNEEIKQMLFTGSLEAAESNKIITTNDAAEATETTTPSIEDASQVERETTIHPLANSVARAIENDLEPKMFNQEATQIPTNILLKSPTAGAPPSEDTLDESNKEVSGFEIAKVEEVKPEILGQEIRREMRIENEISAKAITTTTETSGDLQGLSQPTTEELKPEMKGQEISLKAKVENEVPTTTAATSTLSDDLSQTTTEPLETLIAVESEARAPNTLVLAAEKEGEAVEEENAATTAAITEEITTSEVVNGQTPEVPAAQPITTTAKIASLLPMAEEFIAESTTKPEIAVTTAAPEVDITTTELSTVNSVLEFTRTTNDAVKAQPEPEPGRIIETTTALIAGEEVIPPITTTTETATAGKELSTREVAEVPELSTQISAGAVTNGETTTQLSIETSENTATMHEIPILNTFVPVTETTATHSEERAPETVVTAAEAVSSSTQVPLAPFTTTPVVTEQLSDSEETAPIVTEQLSNSEVIAPTEQLSNIETTTTIGDLVELSPAQSTESVAVKKSSPESKATPAADIITTTLSSSTATTTTPASTEPPATHALEGDSIILDKTATTTGALPETSTTEATEVSIITTTTTKTETETFTPAEHQAETTTDAVAVALQEQPLYMRAQKVTTEKDSKTNAQLETVTETTELRTTTAEVTAAFETKATAADTDTEAASTTNASMSTITTTTSPTTTTTTATTTPSSTPEPETTTTTTTLSPMSLIVAEHEARSLERTPPRVSRIVSEDGVEVLSGYSIVHRMHAAALAALEAEGA